The following proteins come from a genomic window of Miscanthus floridulus cultivar M001 chromosome 2, ASM1932011v1, whole genome shotgun sequence:
- the LOC136515420 gene encoding calmodulin-binding receptor-like cytoplasmic kinase 2 isoform X2, which yields MASWPATSRRQSSSSSKSAELSGSSAHSHSRHGRAASSPGAYGYGRQLSSYSTRSSQVSSSVSFSTAAQRVAGAFTSCFVPRRQVTTEEEEEEEKSRRSGCHVSIDSAGSWQEGRALTIADVSKATSNFSEKNMIRQGRSSTMYRGKLKDGSQIAVKCVRKLNGQNLTAELWRELETLEKTEHRNLARLFGFFERTADSLVVVEYVSNGSLREHLDESCGNGLELAQRLNIAIDVAQGITYLHEYKEHPVIHGGIRSSSVLLTDALTAKVAGFGLAGTAASGSGSGSGSDATPAKGAAGYVDPEYLSTYQLTDKSDVYAFGVLLVELVTGRPPIERSRGGEARLTTRWALQRCRAGEAVVAMDPRMRRSPASVAAVERTLALAAQCVATARDDRPSMRRCSELLWAIRRDYHRQDEPRCAAVAEERSDEWFVR from the exons ATGGCATCATGGCCAGCAACATCAAGGAGGCAGTCCAGCAGCAGCAGTAAAAGCGCCGAGCTTTCGGGCTCCAGCGCTCACAGCCACAGCCGCCATGGCCGGGCGGCCTCCTCCCCTGGCGCCTACGGCTACGGCCGGCAGCTCTCGTCCTACAGCACCCGCTCCTCCCAGGTCAGCAGCAGCGTCTCCTTCAGTACGGCGGCGCAGCGGGTCGCCGGCGCCTTCACCAGCTGCTTCGTGCCGCGGAGACAGGTCACGaccgaggaagaggaggaggaggagaagagcaGGCGCTCCGGGTGCCATGTCTCCATAGATTCAG CAGGATCATGGCAAGAAGGAAGGGCTCTCACCATTGCTGACGTGTCCAAGGCAACATCAAACTTCAGTGAAAAGAACATGATAAGGCAGGGACGCTCAAGCACCATGTACAGAGGAAAGCTCAAGGATGGATCTCAGATCGCCGTCAAATGTGTTAGAAAG CTGAACGGTCAGAATCTGACAGCTGAACTCTGGAGGGAGCTTGAGACTCTTGAGAAGACTGAGCATAGGAATCTGGCGAGGCTCTTCGGATTCTTTGAGCGCACAGCTGATAGTCTCGTCGTAGTTGAGTATGTCAGCAATGGTTCCTTGAGGGAACATTTGGATG AATCCTGTGGAAATGGTTTAGAACTCGCGCAACGGCTCAACATCGCGATCGACGTTGCTCAGGGCATCACCTACCTGCACGAGTACAAAG agcatccggtcatccaTGGAGGCATCCGGTCGTCGAGCGTGCTGCTGACCGACGCACTGACGGCGAAGGTGGCCGGCTTTGGGCTGGCCGGGACGGCGGCCTCGGGCTCGGGCTCAGGCTCAGGCTCGGATGCAACGCCGGCGAAGGGCGCTGCCGGGTACGTGGACCCGGAGTACCTGAGCACGTACCAGCTGACCGACAAGAGCGACGTGTACGCCTTCGGCGTCCTCCTCGTCGAGCTCGTCACCGGCCGGCCGCCCATCGAGCGCAGCCGCGGCGGCGAGGCCCGGCTCACCACCAGATGG GCGTTGCAGAGGTGCAGGGCAGGGGAAGCCGTGGTGGCCATGGACCCCAGGATGCGGCGGAGCCCGGCGTCGGTGGCCGCGGTGGAGAGGACGCTGGCGCTGGCAGCGCAGTGCGTGGCGACGGCCAGGGATGACCGGCCGTCGATGCGGCGGTGCAGCGAGCTGCTGTGGGCCATCCGGAGAGACTACCACCGCCAGGATGAGCCGCGCTGCGCCGCCGTCGCGGAGGAACGAAGCGACGAGTGGTTCGTCAGGTAG
- the LOC136537692 gene encoding uncharacterized protein, protein MGKKKTAGKSQATFVDEESSLSLIENQEFVAMRAAQKVWPAPTTSEDQLRELVSDGLIQNKVIAEWRVPGEHRVPALGPGEIVLFVSFVHAGLCLPASVFLHQFLGYFGVSLNHLTPNAVLHLSVFVHLCEAFLGIPPSLSLFRFFFRLKPQPRREETSVLGGCGIQFRQGLKIKFFDYDLVDSVKDWRAEWFYAANLIPSLVVHSRSGPVVNDRWDKKLESPAEIQAIQPLLDRISTLKQQGLTGFGIVSSFLRRRVQPLKERGHLGFEYSGAEDSSRMVPALELTGEEVLERLQNMLKGVSVIPPAVPKYSANNPPPAVSCLSSFFFLFEFFMYSFCVRSCLVFLRLGVLSFLCRCSVGTLLIRSALMFSLLWRRLGII, encoded by the coding sequence atgggaaagaagaagaccgcagGCAAATCTCAGGCGACTtttgtggacgaggagtcgtcgctttctttgatcgaaaaccaggagttcgtggccatgagggcggctcagaaggtttggccggctccaacaaccagcgaagaccagctgcgcgagctcgttagtgatggcttgatccagaacaaagtcatcgctgaatggagagttccgggcgagcatcgggttccggccctgggtcctggtgagattgtcctttttgtctctTTTGTCCACGCTGGTCTCTGTCTCcctgcttctgtcttccttcatcagtttcttgggtatttcggggttagtttgaaccatctaacccccaatgccgttctccatctttctgtttttgtccatctttgtgaagccttccttgggattcctccttctctatctctttttcgttttttctttcgcctgaaacctcaaccccgccgcgaggaaaccagtgtccttggcggttgcgggattcagtttcgccagggtcttaaaatcaagttttttgattatgacctggtcgattctgtcaaggattggcgcgccgagtggttttacgctgccaatttgatcccttctcttgttgtccactccagatctggtcctgtggtgaacgaCCGGTGGGACAAAAAGCTTGAGTCTCCTGCTGAGATTCAGGCGATCCAAcctctccttgataggattagtacgctgaaacagcaaggattgaccggctttggtattgtctcaagttttcttcgtcgtcgggttcagcccttgaaagagcggggacatctcggctttgagtattctggggccgaggattctTCGCGCATGgttccagctcttgagctgaccggtgaggaggtactcgagcgtctccagaatatgctgaaaggagtgagcgtcattcctcctgccgtccctaagtactcggccaacaacccgcccccagctgtgagttgtctatcctcctttttctttttatttgagttctttatgtactctttctgcgtccgttcttgcttagttTTTCTTCGTCTTGGTGTTTTGTCTTTTCTTTGTAGGTGCTCGGTcggaactttgttgatccgatccgccttgatgttctccctgctgtggcggaggCTGGGGATCATTTAG
- the LOC136515420 gene encoding calmodulin-binding receptor-like cytoplasmic kinase 2 isoform X3, whose translation MASWPATSRRQSSSSSKSAELSGSSAHSHSRHGRAASSPGAYGYGRQLSSYSTRSSQVSSSVSFSTAAQRVAGAFTSCFVPRRQVTTEEEEEEEKSRRSGCHVSIDSAGSWQEGRALTIADVSKATSNFSEKNMIRQGRSSTMYRGKLKDGSQIAVKCVRKLNGQNLTAELWRELETLEKTEHRNLARLFGFFERTADSLVVVEYVSNGSLREHLDESCGNGLELAQRLNIAIDVAQGITYLHEYKGIMVSCRASGHPWRHPVVERAADRRTDGEGGRLWAGRDGGLGLGLRLRLGCNAGEGRCRVRGPGVPEHVPADRQERRVRLRRPPRRARHRPAAHRAQPRRRGPAHHQMGKKRNKQSENCICKRRAAMRTAMPWPCHAGVAEVQGRGSRGGHGPQDAAEPGVGGRGGEDAGAGSAVRGDGQG comes from the exons ATGGCATCATGGCCAGCAACATCAAGGAGGCAGTCCAGCAGCAGCAGTAAAAGCGCCGAGCTTTCGGGCTCCAGCGCTCACAGCCACAGCCGCCATGGCCGGGCGGCCTCCTCCCCTGGCGCCTACGGCTACGGCCGGCAGCTCTCGTCCTACAGCACCCGCTCCTCCCAGGTCAGCAGCAGCGTCTCCTTCAGTACGGCGGCGCAGCGGGTCGCCGGCGCCTTCACCAGCTGCTTCGTGCCGCGGAGACAGGTCACGaccgaggaagaggaggaggaggagaagagcaGGCGCTCCGGGTGCCATGTCTCCATAGATTCAG CAGGATCATGGCAAGAAGGAAGGGCTCTCACCATTGCTGACGTGTCCAAGGCAACATCAAACTTCAGTGAAAAGAACATGATAAGGCAGGGACGCTCAAGCACCATGTACAGAGGAAAGCTCAAGGATGGATCTCAGATCGCCGTCAAATGTGTTAGAAAG CTGAACGGTCAGAATCTGACAGCTGAACTCTGGAGGGAGCTTGAGACTCTTGAGAAGACTGAGCATAGGAATCTGGCGAGGCTCTTCGGATTCTTTGAGCGCACAGCTGATAGTCTCGTCGTAGTTGAGTATGTCAGCAATGGTTCCTTGAGGGAACATTTGGATG AATCCTGTGGAAATGGTTTAGAACTCGCGCAACGGCTCAACATCGCGATCGACGTTGCTCAGGGCATCACCTACCTGCACGAGTACAAAG GTATCATGGTGAGTtgcagagcatccggtcatccaTGGAGGCATCCGGTCGTCGAGCGTGCTGCTGACCGACGCACTGACGGCGAAGGTGGCCGGCTTTGGGCTGGCCGGGACGGCGGCCTCGGGCTCGGGCTCAGGCTCAGGCTCGGATGCAACGCCGGCGAAGGGCGCTGCCGGGTACGTGGACCCGGAGTACCTGAGCACGTACCAGCTGACCGACAAGAGCGACGTGTACGCCTTCGGCGTCCTCCTCGTCGAGCTCGTCACCGGCCGGCCGCCCATCGAGCGCAGCCGCGGCGGCGAGGCCCGGCTCACCACCAGATGGGTAAGAAAAGAAACAAACAATCCGAGAATTGCATATGTAAGCGCAGAGCTGCGATGCGCACagccatgccgtggccgtgccATGCAGGCGTTGCAGAGGTGCAGGGCAGGGGAAGCCGTGGTGGCCATGGACCCCAGGATGCGGCGGAGCCCGGCGTCGGTGGCCGCGGTGGAGAGGACGCTGGCGCTGGCAGCGCAGTGCGTGGCGACGGCCAGGGATGA
- the LOC136515379 gene encoding protein DEFECTIVE IN EXINE FORMATION 1-like, with the protein MRPLLALAAACALLAAAGAAAAEEAKNSTNKFRQREASDDMLAYPHLDEDALLQTKCPKHVELRWQTEVSSSIYATPLVADINSDGKLEVVVPSFVHYLEVLEGTDGDKVPGWPAFHQSNVHSSPLLYDIDKDGVREIALATYNGVVNFFRVSGYMMMDKLEVPRRKVRKDWYVGLNPDPVDRSHPDVHDGSIAKEATSKETPVIDQNKSGSMEGGEALKNTSEQHSVETKLNSTQVQENVQLLNNVNDTHSGSITSVTTEAENTSQSHTQRRLLQTADKSDEQTGSSKTHESDSGAKVAATVENSEPLDEDADASFDLFRDPEDLPDEYNYDYDDYVDDGLWGDEDWKEQEHEKAEDYVSIDAHILSTPVITDIDKDGVQEMVIAVSYFFDHEYYRDSDHAKELEGIDIGKYVASSIVVFNLDTRQVKWAAELDLSTDTVNFRAHVFSSPTVVDLDGDGYLDILIGTAYGYFYVIDHRGKVRNKFPLEMAEIHAPVIAADINDDGKIEMVTTDSHGNVAAWTAEGEEIWEVHLKSLIPQRPTVGDVNGDGHTDVVVPTVSGNIYVLSGKDGSKIQPFPYRTHGRIMSPVLLLDMSKHGENAKGLTLATTSFDGYLYLIEGSSGCADVVDIGETSYTMVLADNVDGGDDLDLIVTTMNGNVFCFSTQSPHHPLKEWRSSNQGRNNAAYQYNREGIYVRHGSRTFRDEEGKNFWVEFEIVDKYRVPYGNQAPYNVTVTLLVPGNYQGNRRIVVSGVYHQPGRQRMMLPTVPVRTTGTVVVEMVDKNGLYFSDEFSLTFHMHYYKLLKWLLLLPMLGMFGVLVILRPQEGAPLPSFSRNID; encoded by the exons ATGCGTCCCCTTCTGGCCCTCGCCGCCGCGTGCGCCCTCCTCGcggccgccggcgccgcggcggcggaggaggcgaAGAACTCCACCAACAAGTTCCGGCAGCGCGAGGCGAGCGATGACATGCTCGCCTACCCCCACCT agatgaagatgcttTATTGCAAACCAAATGTCCAAAGCATGTGGAGCTGAGATGGCAGACTGAAGTTAGTTCCAGCATTTATGCAACTCCTTTGGTCGCTGATATCAACAG TGATGGAAAATTGGAAGTAGTGGTGCCATCATTTGTTCATTACTTAGAAGTTCTTGAAGGCACTGATGGAGACAAAGTGCCAG GATGGCCTGCATTTCATCAGTCAAATGTTCATTCAAGTCCTCTTCTCTATGACATTGACAAGGATGGTGTACGGGAAATAGCTTTGGCTACTTACAACGGTGTTGTAAATTTCTTTAG GGTGTCAGGTTATATGATGATGGACAAGCTTGAGGTACCTCGTAGAAAAGTGCGTAAAGATTGGTATGTTGGGCTAAATCCAGATCCAGTTGACCGCTCCCATCCAGATGTTCATGACGGTTCAATCGCCAAGGAGGCTACTTCTAAGGAAACTCCCGTAATAGATCAGAATAAATCAG GAAGTATGGAGGGAGGTGAGGCCCTGAAAAATACATCCGAACAACACTCAGTTGAAACAAAACTTAATTCTACCCAAGTGCAAGAGAATGTGCAGTTGCTGAATAATGTAAACGACACTCATTCTGGGAGCATCACTAGTGTTACTACTGAAGCAGAGAATACATCACAATCACATACTCAGAGACGCTTGCTTCAAACAGCTGACAAAAGTGACGAGCAAACAGGAAGCTCAAAAACTCATGAAAGTGATTCGGGAGCAAAAGTAGCAGCCACTGTTGAAAATAGTGAGCCtctagatgaagatgcagatGCATCATTTGACTTGTTTCGGGATCcagaagatctacctgatgagtACAATTATGATTATGATGACTATGTTGATGATGGTTTGTGGGGAGATGAGGACTGGAAAGAACAAGAACATGAGAAAGCGGAAGATTATGTCAGCATAGATGCCCACATCCTGTCCACCCCA GTAATCACAGATATTGACAAAGATGGTGTACAAGAAATGGTGATTGCTGTATCATACTTCTTTGATCATGA ATATTATCGTGATTCAGATCATGCAAAAGAACTGGAAGGAATTGACATTGGAAAATATGTTGCAAGCAGTATAGTTGTCTttaaccttgacactcggcaagtTAAATGGGCTGCAGAGCTTGATTTGAGCACAGATACTGTAAATTTCCGTGCTCATGTATTTTCCTCTCCAACTGTGGTTGATTTGGATGGTGATGGATATTTGGACATCCTTATTGGAACTGCCTATGGCTATTTTTATGTTATCGATCATCGTG GTAAGGTTAGGAACAAATTCCCCCTTGAGATGGCAGAGATCCATGCACCAGTCATTGCTGCGGACATCAATGATGATGGCAAAATCGAGATGGTTACCACTGATTCCCATGGAAATGTAGCAGCATGGACTGCTGAGGGAGAAGAAATCTGGGAAGTGCATCTAAAGAGTCTGATTCCACAG AGACCTACTGTTGGTGATGTCAATGGAGATGGCCACACTGATGTTGTGGTACCAACTGTGTCAGGAAACATCTATGTTCTCAGTGGAAAGGATGGCTCAAAAATCCAACCTTTCCCATATAGAACACATGGAAGAATCATGAGTCCTGTTCTACTGCTCGACATGAGTAAACATGGAGAAAATGCAAAAGGGCTAACTCTTGCTACAACATCTTTTGATGGTTATTTATATCTGATTGAGGGATCAAGTGGCTGTGCTGATGTTGTTGACATTGGAGAGACCTC GTACACTATGGTTTTGGCTGACAATGTGGATGGTGGAGATGACCTTGATCTTATTGTTACCACTATGAATGGAAACGTCTTCTGCTTTTCCACGCAGTCACCACACCATCCACTTAAG GAATGGAGGTCATCAAACCAAGGAAGGAATAATGCTGCATATCAGTACAACCGTGAAGGTATTTATGTTAGGCATGGTTCCAGGACCTTCCGTGATGAAGAGGGCAAGAATTTCTGGGTAGAGTTTGAAATCGTTGACAAGTACAGAGTGCCCTATGGGAATCAAGCTCCTTATAACGTTACG GTAACTTTACTTGTTCCAGGGAATTACCAAGGAAATAGGCGCATTGTGGTCAGTGGTGTGTATCATCAACCAGGGAGGCAAAGAATGATGCTTCCCACTGTTCCTGTTAGAACTACTGGAACTGTAGTCGTGGAGATGGTTGATAAAAATGGGCTGTATTTCTCCGATGAGTTCTCACTCACCTTCCACATGCATTACTATAAGCTGCTGAAATGGCTTCTGCTACTGCCAATGCTTGGAATGTTTGGTGTTCTTGTCATCTTGCGCCCCCAAGAAGGTGCACCACTGCCATCGTTTTCACGGAATATTGACTAG
- the LOC136515411 gene encoding protein GRAVITROPIC IN THE LIGHT 1-like: MATKPVTVGDLIHRVASSCLSNRLPCNYTLRDSVDSDLDDDDDDPFADAVSSSEKCRRSPSAAEAEEIEEEEGEEEEEKLKIWEEGEQEKERLAAAAKGAERARDADALMAEVFDAVSGVRRAYAALQGAHCPWNPDKMRAADTAVVAELRHLARLRDRFRRSAAAGHIPPPNPSAPPLREAVAPYEAALDDLQRQLQSKQAEVDGLKEKLAAATSRRNGRHHHHPLSKQNGPGGAPTAELFTSCAEQARAATRAFAGHLAHLMRAAGLELAAATRSLTKIPVSSPQLAKHALEAHVTRALLGGFEHESFYLDGSLSSLLDPAAFRRERYAQFRDMRGMEPAELLGVLPTCAFGRYAAAKFTALLPPRVEEAVLGDGEHRRVVNAGAHPRTPFYGEFLRTAKAVWLLHLLAFALEPPPSHFEAGRGAEFHQEYMESVTGAPPHAGAGMVVGFAVAPGFRLGNGAVVRARVYLVPRGGRP, translated from the coding sequence ATGGCGACCAAGCCGGTCACCGTCGGCGACCTCATCCACCGCGTCGCCTCCTCCTGCCTCTCCAACCGCCTGCCCTGCAACTACACCCTCCGCGATTCCGTCGATAGCGAcctggacgacgacgacgacgaccccttCGCCGACGCCGTCTCCAGCAGCGAGAAATGCCGGCGGTCCCCGTCCGCTGCGGAGGCGGAGGAAAtcgaggaagaggagggggaggaggaggaggagaagctcaAGATCTGGGAGGAGGGGGAGCAGGAGAAGGAGAGGCTGGCCGCCGCGGCCAAGGGCGCCGAGCGCGCCCGCGACGCGGACGCGCTGATGGCGGAGGTGTTCGACGCCGTCTCCGGGGTGCGCCGCGCCTACGCCGCGCTCCAGGGAGCGCACTGCCCCTGGAACCCCGACAAGATGCGCGCGGCGGacaccgccgtcgtcgccgagCTCCGCCACCTCGCGCGCCTCCGCGACCGCTTCCGCCGTTCCGCCGCCGCGGGCCACATTCCGCCCCCGAACCCTTCCGCGCCTCCTCTCCGCGAGGCCGTGGCGCCGTACGAGGCGGCGCTCGACGACCTCCAGCGCCAGCTCCAATCCAAGCAGGCCGAGGTGGACGGGCTCAAGGAGAAGCTCGCGGCGGCCACCAGCCGCCGCAAcgggcgccaccaccaccacccgctcTCCAAGCAGAACGGCCCCGGCGGCGCGCCGACGGCGgagctgttcacctcctgtgccGAGCAGGCCCGCGCGGCGACGCGGGCGTTCGCGGGGCACCTCGCCCACCTGATGCGCGCGGCGGGGCTGGAGCTCGCGGCGGCCACCCGGTCGCTCACCAAGATCCCGGTGTCCTCCCCGCAGCTGGCCAAGCACGCGCTAGAGGCGCACGTCACGCGCGCCCTCCTCGGCGGCTTCGAGCACGAGTCCTTCTACCTGGACGGCTCCCTCTCGTCGCTGCTGGACCCCGCCGCATTCCGGCGGGAGCGGTACGCGCAGTTCCGCGACATGCGCGGGATGGAGCCCGCGGAGCTGCTGGGCGTGCTCCCGACCTGCGCCTTCGGCCGCTACGCCGCCGCCAAGTTCACGGCGCTCCTGCCGCCGCGCGTGGAGGAGGCCGTCCTGGGCGACGGCGAGCACAGGAGGGTGGTCAACGCCGGCGCGCACCCGCGGACGCCCTTCTACGGGGAGTTCCTGCGCACGGCCAAGGCCGTGTGGTTGCTGCACCTGCTGGCCTTCGCGCTGGAGCCGCCGCCCAGCCACTTCGAGGCCGGCCGCGGCGCGGAGTTCCACCAGGAGTACATGGAGAGCGTGACCGGCGCGCCCCCGCACGCCGGCGCAGGCATGGTAGTCGGGTTCGCGGTCGCGCCCGGGTTCCGGCTGGGGAACGGCGCCGTCGTGCGCGCCCGGGTCTACCTGGTGCCGCGTGGTGGCCGACCGTGA
- the LOC136515420 gene encoding calmodulin-binding receptor-like cytoplasmic kinase 2 isoform X1, whose translation MASWPATSRRQSSSSSKSAELSGSSAHSHSRHGRAASSPGAYGYGRQLSSYSTRSSQVSSSVSFSTAAQRVAGAFTSCFVPRRQVTTEEEEEEEKSRRSGCHVSIDSAGSWQEGRALTIADVSKATSNFSEKNMIRQGRSSTMYRGKLKDGSQIAVKCVRKLNGQNLTAELWRELETLEKTEHRNLARLFGFFERTADSLVVVEYVSNGSLREHLDESCGNGLELAQRLNIAIDVAQGITYLHEYKEHPVIHGGIRSSSVLLTDALTAKVAGFGLAGTAASGSGSGSGSDATPAKGAAGYVDPEYLSTYQLTDKSDVYAFGVLLVELVTGRPPIERSRGGEARLTTRWVRKETNNPRIAYVSAELRCAQPCRGRAMQALQRCRAGEAVVAMDPRMRRSPASVAAVERTLALAAQCVATARDDRPSMRRCSELLWAIRRDYHRQDEPRCAAVAEERSDEWFVR comes from the exons ATGGCATCATGGCCAGCAACATCAAGGAGGCAGTCCAGCAGCAGCAGTAAAAGCGCCGAGCTTTCGGGCTCCAGCGCTCACAGCCACAGCCGCCATGGCCGGGCGGCCTCCTCCCCTGGCGCCTACGGCTACGGCCGGCAGCTCTCGTCCTACAGCACCCGCTCCTCCCAGGTCAGCAGCAGCGTCTCCTTCAGTACGGCGGCGCAGCGGGTCGCCGGCGCCTTCACCAGCTGCTTCGTGCCGCGGAGACAGGTCACGaccgaggaagaggaggaggaggagaagagcaGGCGCTCCGGGTGCCATGTCTCCATAGATTCAG CAGGATCATGGCAAGAAGGAAGGGCTCTCACCATTGCTGACGTGTCCAAGGCAACATCAAACTTCAGTGAAAAGAACATGATAAGGCAGGGACGCTCAAGCACCATGTACAGAGGAAAGCTCAAGGATGGATCTCAGATCGCCGTCAAATGTGTTAGAAAG CTGAACGGTCAGAATCTGACAGCTGAACTCTGGAGGGAGCTTGAGACTCTTGAGAAGACTGAGCATAGGAATCTGGCGAGGCTCTTCGGATTCTTTGAGCGCACAGCTGATAGTCTCGTCGTAGTTGAGTATGTCAGCAATGGTTCCTTGAGGGAACATTTGGATG AATCCTGTGGAAATGGTTTAGAACTCGCGCAACGGCTCAACATCGCGATCGACGTTGCTCAGGGCATCACCTACCTGCACGAGTACAAAG agcatccggtcatccaTGGAGGCATCCGGTCGTCGAGCGTGCTGCTGACCGACGCACTGACGGCGAAGGTGGCCGGCTTTGGGCTGGCCGGGACGGCGGCCTCGGGCTCGGGCTCAGGCTCAGGCTCGGATGCAACGCCGGCGAAGGGCGCTGCCGGGTACGTGGACCCGGAGTACCTGAGCACGTACCAGCTGACCGACAAGAGCGACGTGTACGCCTTCGGCGTCCTCCTCGTCGAGCTCGTCACCGGCCGGCCGCCCATCGAGCGCAGCCGCGGCGGCGAGGCCCGGCTCACCACCAGATGGGTAAGAAAAGAAACAAACAATCCGAGAATTGCATATGTAAGCGCAGAGCTGCGATGCGCACagccatgccgtggccgtgccATGCAGGCGTTGCAGAGGTGCAGGGCAGGGGAAGCCGTGGTGGCCATGGACCCCAGGATGCGGCGGAGCCCGGCGTCGGTGGCCGCGGTGGAGAGGACGCTGGCGCTGGCAGCGCAGTGCGTGGCGACGGCCAGGGATGACCGGCCGTCGATGCGGCGGTGCAGCGAGCTGCTGTGGGCCATCCGGAGAGACTACCACCGCCAGGATGAGCCGCGCTGCGCCGCCGTCGCGGAGGAACGAAGCGACGAGTGGTTCGTCAGGTAG
- the LOC136515420 gene encoding calmodulin-binding receptor-like cytoplasmic kinase 2 isoform X4, with protein sequence MASWPATSRRQSSSSSKSAELSGSSAHSHSRHGRAASSPGAYGYGRQLSSYSTRSSQVSSSVSFSTAAQRVAGAFTSCFVPRRQVTTEEEEEEEKSRRSGCHVSIDSAGSWQEGRALTIADVSKATSNFSEKNMIRQGRSSTMYRGKLKDGSQIAVKCVRKLNGQNLTAELWRELETLEKTEHRNLARLFGFFERTADSLVVVEYVSNGSLREHLDESCGNGLELAQRLNIAIDVAQGITYLHEYKGIMVSCRASGHPWRHPVVERAADRRTDGEGGRLWAGRDGGLGLGLRLRLGCNAGEGRCRVRGPGVPEHVPADRQERRVRLRRPPRRARHRPAAHRAQPRRRGPAHHQMGVAEVQGRGSRGGHGPQDAAEPGVGGRGGEDAGAGSAVRGDGQG encoded by the exons ATGGCATCATGGCCAGCAACATCAAGGAGGCAGTCCAGCAGCAGCAGTAAAAGCGCCGAGCTTTCGGGCTCCAGCGCTCACAGCCACAGCCGCCATGGCCGGGCGGCCTCCTCCCCTGGCGCCTACGGCTACGGCCGGCAGCTCTCGTCCTACAGCACCCGCTCCTCCCAGGTCAGCAGCAGCGTCTCCTTCAGTACGGCGGCGCAGCGGGTCGCCGGCGCCTTCACCAGCTGCTTCGTGCCGCGGAGACAGGTCACGaccgaggaagaggaggaggaggagaagagcaGGCGCTCCGGGTGCCATGTCTCCATAGATTCAG CAGGATCATGGCAAGAAGGAAGGGCTCTCACCATTGCTGACGTGTCCAAGGCAACATCAAACTTCAGTGAAAAGAACATGATAAGGCAGGGACGCTCAAGCACCATGTACAGAGGAAAGCTCAAGGATGGATCTCAGATCGCCGTCAAATGTGTTAGAAAG CTGAACGGTCAGAATCTGACAGCTGAACTCTGGAGGGAGCTTGAGACTCTTGAGAAGACTGAGCATAGGAATCTGGCGAGGCTCTTCGGATTCTTTGAGCGCACAGCTGATAGTCTCGTCGTAGTTGAGTATGTCAGCAATGGTTCCTTGAGGGAACATTTGGATG AATCCTGTGGAAATGGTTTAGAACTCGCGCAACGGCTCAACATCGCGATCGACGTTGCTCAGGGCATCACCTACCTGCACGAGTACAAAG GTATCATGGTGAGTtgcagagcatccggtcatccaTGGAGGCATCCGGTCGTCGAGCGTGCTGCTGACCGACGCACTGACGGCGAAGGTGGCCGGCTTTGGGCTGGCCGGGACGGCGGCCTCGGGCTCGGGCTCAGGCTCAGGCTCGGATGCAACGCCGGCGAAGGGCGCTGCCGGGTACGTGGACCCGGAGTACCTGAGCACGTACCAGCTGACCGACAAGAGCGACGTGTACGCCTTCGGCGTCCTCCTCGTCGAGCTCGTCACCGGCCGGCCGCCCATCGAGCGCAGCCGCGGCGGCGAGGCCCGGCTCACCACCAGATGG GCGTTGCAGAGGTGCAGGGCAGGGGAAGCCGTGGTGGCCATGGACCCCAGGATGCGGCGGAGCCCGGCGTCGGTGGCCGCGGTGGAGAGGACGCTGGCGCTGGCAGCGCAGTGCGTGGCGACGGCCAGGGATGA